In a single window of the Jaculus jaculus isolate mJacJac1 chromosome 9, mJacJac1.mat.Y.cur, whole genome shotgun sequence genome:
- the Copz2 gene encoding coatomer subunit zeta-2 has protein sequence MQRPEAWPRPHPGEGAAAAQAGGPASPPIRTGEPPGLRFQEPSLYIVKAVFILDNDGHRLLAKYYDDTFPSTKEQMVFEKNVFNKTSRTESEIAFLGGMTIVYKSSIDLFLYVVGSSHENELMLMSVLTCLFDSLSHILRKNVEKRWLLENMDGAFLVLDEIVDGGVILESDPQQVIQKVNFRTEDSGLTEQSVAHVLQSAKEQIKWSLLK, from the exons ATGCAGCGGCCCGAGGCCTGGCCACGTCCGCACCCGGGGGAGGGGGCCGCGGCGGCCCAGGCTGGGGGCCCGGCGTCGCCGCCCATCCGAACCGGGGAGCCCCCGGGACTGCGG TTTCAGGAACCTTCCCTCTACATCGTCAAGGCTGTCTTCATCCTAGATAATGATGGGCACCGGCTGCTGGCTAAG TATTACGATGACACGTTTCCCTCCACAAAAGAGCAGATGGTCTTCGAGAAAAATGTCTTCAACAAGACCAGCCGCACTGAGA GTGAGATCGCATTTTTGGGGGGCATGACCATCGTCTACAAGAGCAGCATTGACCTCTTCCTGTACGTGGTGGGCTCCTCGCACGAGAATGAG CTGATGCTCATGTCAGTTCTCACCTGCCTGTTTGACTCTCTGAGCCACATCTTAAG GAAGAATGTGGAGAAGCGCTGGTTGCTGGAGAACATGGATGGAGCCTTCTTGGTGCTGGACGAGATTGTAGATGGCGG TGTCATTCTGGAAAGTGACCCCCAGCAAGTGATCCAGAAAGTAAATTTTAGG ACGGAGGACAGCGGCCTGACGGAACAGAGTGTGGCCCAC